In Papaver somniferum cultivar HN1 chromosome 1, ASM357369v1, whole genome shotgun sequence, a genomic segment contains:
- the LOC113340127 gene encoding midasin-like, which translates to MFYQEVAFVADDWTDVHRKYDDRRSFHRFLRLLEKTGLDKYALNEDIISIINQPNRRLSLEASPDDVAANECYGGSLLLIQLMQRIRSESGDDFKREQAGLLESFLDHLIKIQQEQRFVAYSFSEHLEQLRKSDAVDDDGDRHKCPFILSEHTLDSYMWQQKHIFDSLYIMSRESAWLLKKFKNSHKILDIILVFMSKFKKTKESLDQYLLDECCRLNEHQIQLVMKNNEILDDFGGCIKNLQEKVVERKSVAEMLLGCFVDVVNMYYNRAERGYLPGDTYSFLQCSFSEAAKKTSEMINEAVEKLISVRHSDLTAGGSPLGCIALWRILFESSLINLRMDHICKNYSETVKLGVKPLDTATNNQLDQIRLSINKLLIVGESVLVEFIAMHKTVAEVSYMLGDAFTTGGAHPGTSSKHVDHLMDFSLDDFPWDKHTIRDYFKIDLDGHRTWKWIQANPDYLEWDAGGLRGDI; encoded by the exons ATGTTTTACCAAGAAGTAGCGTTTGTTGCGGATGACTGGACGGATGTCCACAGAAAGTACGATGACAGGAGGTCATTCCATAGGTTTCTTCGGTTGTTAGAAAAAACTGGCCTGGACAAGTATGCACTCAATGAG GATATCATCAGTATTATTAACCAGCCAAATAGACGGTTGTCTCTTGAGGCGTCGCCAGATGATGTGGCTGCAAATGAATGCTATGGTGGAAGCTTATTGTTGATTCAACTTATGCAAAGAATTCGTTCAGAATCTGGCGATGATTTCAAGCGTGAGCAG GCTGGGTTGTTGGAGTCTTTCCTCGATCACCTCATCAAGATACAACAGGAGCAGCGGTTTGTGGCATATAGTTTCTCTGAGCACCTGGAACAATTGAGAAAATCTGATGCagttgatgatgatggagatAGGCACAAGTGTCCCTTTATTCTTTCCGAGCACACCTTGGACTCCTATATGTGGCAACAAAAG CACATATTCGATAGTCTATATATCATGTCACGTGAATCGGCTTGGTTGCTGAAGAAATTCAAGAATTCCCACAAGATTCTTGATATCATCTTGGTTTTTATGTCaaagttcaagaaaacaaag GAATCGTTGGATCAGTATCTTCTCGATGAATGTTGCCGCCTTAATGAGCATCAAATTCAATTGGTTATGAaaaataatgaaatattagatgatTTTGGAGGGTGCATAAAAAATCTCCAAGAGAAAGTCGTTGAAAGAAAATCTGTGGCGGAAATGTTGCTTGGATGTTTTGTAGATGTAGTTAATATGTACTACAACCGTGCAGAGCGGGGCTATCTTCCCGGGGACACCTATTCTTTCCTCCAATGTTCGTTTTCTGAGGCTGCCAAGAAAACATCAGAGATGATAAATGAAGCAGTAGAGAAACTAATTTCAGTCAGGCATTCTGATCTTACTGCCGGAGGCTCTCCACTTGGATGTATAGCTTTGTGGAGAATTCTATTTGAATCATCTCTAATTAATCTACGGATGGATCATATATGTAAAAACTACAGTGAAACAGTCAAACTCGGG GTTAAACCGTTAGACACTGCCACAAACAATCAACTGGATCAAATTAGGCTGTCGATTAATAAACTATTGATAGTTGGGGAAAGCGTCCTGGTTGAATTCATAGCCATGCACAAAACG GTGGCAGAAGTTTCTTATATGCTAGGAGATGCTTTTACAACTGGTGGCGCGCATCCTGGAACTTCAAGCAAGCATGTTGACCATTTAATGGATTTCAGTCTCGATGATTTTCCTTGGGATA